From the genome of Sphingobacterium kitahiroshimense, one region includes:
- the glmS gene encoding glutamine--fructose-6-phosphate transaminase (isomerizing), which translates to MCGIVGYTGPRQAFSIVLDGLKRLEYRGYDSAGIALVQENKLNVFKKAGKVANLETAVSGHDVSSHTAIGHTRWATHGEPSDRNAHPHYTPDGQIAMIHNGIIENYLTIKNELISKGYEFKSDTDTEVLLYFISEIKKNNACSLEEAVRIALKRVVGAYVILLIEPEHPETIIAARKGSPLVIGIGKGEHFLGSDASPMLAYTNEVVYINDYELAIVKPDELILKNIGNERVTPYVQKLDLELAAIEKGGYDHFMLKEIIEQPQAIFDSMRGRLDLDKLTITLSGIEQYAEQICKANRIVIVSCGTSWHAGLVAEYLIEELCRINVEVEYASEFRYRNPIVNEGDVILAISQSGETADTLVALENAKSKGAIILGVVNVVGSSIARLSHAGAYTHAGPEIGVASTKAFTAQLTVLELIAIKIAHIKKTIDEHQYAHLLKELSAVPDKVQTILDTQLPKIREIARKYKDARDFLYLGRGYNFPIALEGALKLKEITYIHAEGYPAAEMKHGPIALVDENLPVVFVATKDRYHEKIVSNIQEVKARKGRIIAVITEGDEVSKGLAEDYIEIPDADEIVAPILSVIPLQLLSYYMGVERNQDVDKPRNLAKSVTVE; encoded by the coding sequence ATGTGTGGAATAGTTGGTTACACGGGTCCGCGTCAGGCATTTTCTATCGTGCTTGATGGACTTAAGAGATTAGAATATCGTGGATATGATAGTGCTGGTATAGCATTAGTTCAAGAAAACAAGCTCAATGTTTTTAAAAAAGCAGGTAAAGTAGCAAATTTGGAAACTGCCGTTTCTGGCCATGATGTTAGTTCACATACCGCTATTGGACATACCAGATGGGCTACACACGGTGAGCCTTCCGACAGAAATGCTCATCCACATTATACACCTGATGGTCAAATTGCCATGATTCATAATGGTATTATTGAAAACTATCTAACTATAAAAAATGAATTAATCAGTAAAGGGTATGAGTTTAAAAGCGATACAGATACCGAAGTTTTACTCTATTTTATTTCTGAAATTAAGAAAAATAATGCCTGTAGTTTAGAGGAAGCAGTACGTATTGCTTTAAAACGGGTTGTTGGTGCTTATGTTATTTTATTGATAGAACCGGAACATCCTGAAACTATCATTGCGGCACGTAAAGGAAGTCCATTGGTTATCGGTATTGGTAAAGGAGAGCATTTTCTTGGTTCCGATGCATCTCCAATGTTAGCATATACCAATGAGGTTGTGTATATCAATGATTACGAATTGGCCATTGTTAAACCTGATGAATTAATATTAAAAAATATAGGAAATGAGCGTGTTACACCTTATGTTCAAAAGTTAGATCTGGAATTGGCGGCGATTGAAAAAGGAGGCTATGATCACTTTATGCTCAAAGAAATTATAGAACAGCCGCAAGCTATTTTTGATTCAATGCGTGGACGTTTGGATTTAGATAAACTGACCATTACATTGAGCGGCATTGAGCAGTACGCAGAGCAGATTTGTAAAGCAAATCGAATAGTCATCGTCTCATGTGGTACAAGCTGGCATGCCGGATTAGTAGCTGAATATTTAATTGAGGAGCTTTGCCGGATCAATGTCGAAGTCGAGTATGCTTCAGAATTTCGATACCGAAATCCTATTGTAAATGAAGGAGATGTTATTTTAGCGATATCACAGAGCGGTGAAACAGCAGATACACTGGTTGCTTTAGAAAATGCGAAAAGCAAAGGAGCAATTATATTGGGTGTTGTGAATGTTGTAGGATCATCTATTGCAAGATTATCACACGCTGGTGCGTACACGCATGCTGGTCCAGAGATTGGAGTAGCAAGTACAAAAGCATTCACTGCGCAGTTAACAGTTCTTGAATTAATCGCAATTAAAATAGCGCATATTAAAAAAACAATTGATGAGCACCAATATGCACATCTTTTAAAAGAACTGAGTGCAGTTCCAGATAAAGTACAAACGATTTTAGATACGCAACTTCCAAAAATCAGAGAAATAGCTCGTAAATATAAGGACGCAAGAGATTTTCTATATTTAGGTAGAGGATATAATTTCCCTATTGCATTAGAAGGAGCCTTAAAACTAAAGGAAATTACGTATATCCATGCAGAAGGGTATCCGGCAGCAGAGATGAAGCACGGACCTATTGCATTAGTAGATGAAAATCTTCCAGTAGTATTTGTGGCTACCAAGGACCGCTATCATGAGAAAATTGTGAGTAATATTCAGGAAGTGAAGGCCAGAAAAGGTCGTATTATAGCGGTTATTACTGAGGGAGATGAAGTATCAAAAGGGTTGGCGGAAGATTATATCGAAATTCCGGATGCTGATGAAATTGTAGCACCTATTTTATCCGTTATTCCATTGCAATTATTATCATACTATATGGGCGTTGAACGTAATCAAGATGTTGACAAACCTCGTAATCTAGCCAAATCTGTGACTGTTGAATAA